The DNA window TCTACAAATAGGCACGCTCCGGCTCCGTACAGAACAACCACGGTTGGCCATCTGAAAGGCCAAAGGTCAGCCCAGCTGAAGCACCAAAGGTCATTTCAGTTTGGAATACCAATGGTCAGCTGAAATACCAAATgttatattttcgaaaataaatatAGCAAAAGCCAGGTGAACCGTGGTGGGAAATTTTGCCTTGATCGGTCCGACATTCGACGCACCCAGGTCGCGCTCGTACGCTACACAAGTCAAGCCTTTTTCCACTGCAAATCGGGCCCATGATTTGCACCCCTGCGCCTGTGCGCGCGAGAGAGAGCCTCTTGACCAATCATTGTTACACTTCCATAAAGTATAACACAATATAAACTCACCAATGATATATTCATTTTCCAATGTGGGACATTTCCCACTTGCCATCTACTAGACCTTGTCCAATTTCTCATTCAAAGAACAAGCCCAATATGCCTATATAAGTCCAACAATCAGAATACCAAATGCATGTAAATCGAAATCCATTCGATAATTagtattattataattattctttttcttctcggcattttgaatatatatgtgaGATAAGAACAAGATAATTCGGTGCACTTTAATTCAACGTCTGTGCACCATTTCTTGTTCTTTTCACAAACGGGACTAGGAAGACCAAGACAACGAAGGACCCAAGCCTTATGGTCAAAATCAATTTTCACTCGTTTTGAATTAAAAAAAGTCAACAATAACAACTTGCTACGCGGACTTGCCCATTATATAATATTCCTTGACTCGTGATAACCAATAAAGTTTATCGCATTATCAGGACATCAATTTTAGAACAACCTGTCATTCCTTATATCATAACCAATACTAAATCAACCAAATATTTTCATTTCAGCATTCTTGTCCGTACGTATATTCTCTTTGTGATATGTCAACTTTGTTCATACAatgatatttttaacataaaaaaataatattttcatagATTGGATCGAATGAAGATCAGTTTCACGTGAGTTTTCGTTTATCATTTGATATTTGTGAAAAAACTAGCTTCTTTGTGATTTTATCTGAGTGCGAGTTGCGTCCGAAAGATCAATCACTATATCTATAtcgaaaacaaaattttattaagCCTTTGCTTtagaaataatttaaattaattttggtTTACCAGTTTATTTCATATAAATCAACTCATATTAACTTTAGTACAATTTTTTTTCGAAATGGCCTtaaatatacatgaaaaacaaagaCCAATCAGATGATAAAATTTGAGGATGTAAGATTAGATTTTAAATTCATTAGCAAACAAAAATCATTTTGTTAAATATTTCACTTGTTGGGCTAATTTCTTGAGCAAATTGTTGAAATTAAACTCCGAATGTACAATATTATTTCTAAATATAGTTGATGTTTtactatatattatattatattttaacacAAAATTTacaagaaaacaaaataaaaatatataattagtaTATGGCATGGGTGCTCTGAACCGAATAGGGTTAGATATTAaaaacaatatcaatattcaaattaaatatatcCGAGCTCAAATAATTTCCTATATTTACAATTTTAACATGAAAAGAGTTCAAACTTTTCGAGTTCGACTCAAATTCAATTatttcaaatgtatataaaatattcaaaaatttatgtgaaccggtcttacgagtcgtattttgtcagacgaatctcttatttggatcatcaatgaaaaatattactttttatgttaaacgtcttactttttattgtaaatctcactagagttgactcgtctcacatacaAAAATTCGTAAGACCAAGAATATCATCGGAACTCACTCGTCTACGACTATAATAAATAAGGTTTAACATTACGCGGTTGGCGCGGAAAAATTCCAAGGCAATCCATATGTCATCGCTTACTCATctcttttatttatatatatatataatataatattgtgTTCAAATTTGAGTTGAGAGTTTCTTGAACGGCAAACAACACAAAATAGGGACCTGACTCGTGGATGACGTCATCGCTTATTCACCATTCACCAAAACCCCTCCCTCCTCTCGCGGCCCCACATACAACCCAATATATACCGCATCCGCCACCGCCTTTGCCTCCCACTCCACCACCTACTTCCACTCACCAATTCTCTCCTCAAATTTCTTTCATGGGTGTTTGTTTCTCCTCCCAATCCTCAGATCAGAAGCCGTCCGCCAATGTCGTCTCCGTTGATGGCCAGTTGCGCCAGTATTCTCTTCCTGTTACAGCTTCTCAGGTTCTTGGATTCGAGTCTTCTTCCCCGGACTCCATCTTCCTCTGCGATTCCGATTCCTTGTGCTTCGATGATTTCATTCCCCCTCTCGACGGGGAGCTCGAGCTCCACCGGGACCAGATCTACTTCGTCTTGTCGGCGAATAAGCTTCAGTATCGGCTAGCGGCCTCCGACATGGTGGCCTTGGCCGTGAGGGCTAGCATTGCTCTTGACAATATCAACAGTCGCAGGCGGAGGAGCAAGGCCAGGATTTCTCCTGTCTTGGTGGCGGAAGAGCACCCGCAATCGAATTATCAAATTCAGAATAAGGTTTCTTTCGACTCTCCGCTAAGGGTAGTTTCCAGATCTGGTTCAACGAGGAAGATGCAGAGATTCTCTTCCCTGCGAGCTAAATTGGCCGTTCGATCGTTCAGAATCAGGCTCTCCACCATTTACGAAGGATCTATGCATGACGCTGATTGAAGAACTTGGAAATGGTACGCAAATCAAATTATATACATCAGCATGCTCAAGCTAGCCGATCAGCTGCCCGAGGGGTGGGGAAAATCGTTTCGAAAAATACACGAAATCCCTCGTCGATCGGTTCCATCCGCTGATTCCTGCGCCGCCCGTGTTCTTGGAGGAGACCTCGTTATTCTTGATCAGAAATATATATTTCCGCATTTCATATAATCTAATGTACACAGATTTTGCATCCAAATTGGGTTGTGATAATAGTGATGATTTATTCAAATTCTTGATCATAATCTACGTTCGTATTTATATTTGTGGTTAAAATGAATTGGGATTGGAGAAATTTCAAACAGCCACGGTGTTCTTGGTCCGTCAAGATCTCAAATGAGTACGAGACATCCAACGCACCCGCCGATTTCTGAATGAATCTTCTGAGATATTCCAGAATCttgattaataaattaatattcataatttattgttatttttaaatcacatatTAATATTCATAATTAAGCATGTGTTTTgactgtttatgtaatattCATTACGTTATTGAATTCTCTGGTTTACTTCTTGGTTTTATCGTAGACCGACCCAACGCTACGTTCAATGAGACACAAGCAGTGGACACATTACCATGACTGGTGTGAGATATTTGGAAATGATCGTGCTACAGGTGAGCGTGCAACCAATTTCGAGAGTGCACTTCATGAGGTCCTCAGCATAGATAATGAAGTACCTACTGCTGCGTGGCTTCCCGAAACACTTGCATTTAACACAGTTGACAATGCTGAAGACTCTAAATCTGAGACGAATACGCCGTCATCAAAACCCAAGGATCTGCTAACTTCGAAgagtaagaaaaggaagaaaGATAGTGACGTCGAGCAGAGCATAGTTGAAGCCATCAAAAACCTTGCTGACATAACGAGAACCACTATGACAGATTTGATCAACAAGGTTGGTTCAGAGGACAAGCTTTCAGATGCACAGGATGAGGTGTTGCGTGCGTTGGACGGGATGACTCATCTTTCAGAGGACGAGCAAGTGCTTGCTGCTAAGTTGTTGTTTAACAACCACAACGACTTAGCTTTGTTTCAAAGATTAGGTGATCGCGGCAAGGTTTGTTTGGTGAATAGGCTTTTGTCCGGAAATTAATGTGTGGAGAAGATGTGTTCTTTGCGAAGTTTACTCACTGTTAATCGTCCATGTACCACCCGTAAGCTTTCAGTATTTATCAAGGCCGTTCTACCAGTACGTGTTTTGGGTATGTCTTTTGTTGAATTTAATATGCGTCATGCGTTAGTACATTTTGCTGCTGTAAGAAGTTGTATATGTGGTTCGACGTTGTCAGACAAAATGATGCAGTTGTGGTGAATTTTGTTAATCGAATTGGAATGTAATGAATTTGTTATATACGTTTGTATTATCCGCAGCAGTAACGCTATCGTGTACATGACATACAATGCTGCAAAAAACAATTGTTTGCTGAAGTTTGTGCTATTAAGACTTTTGACAAAAAAAGAACTACAAATGCAGAGATATATGTAAGGCAATTTTACGCTACAAACATTACATTCTGATTCATTTCCGACGTCAATTTACAGATGTTGTTACGAAGTCAGCTCTTCCCCACAATTGGAGATAGTACTACCAATTTGCCTAATCTACTAACATGGCGTCAAAAAGGATAGTACTACATTACGGATTCAAAAGGGTAGGAAAGAACCAAATTCTTCTACTGTTAAACCTGCTACACACTTCAGTCATTGGTCAGGTCAATTACGAGCAACGCCGATTCGCCAGGGCCGGCCATTTTTTTCTTCCAATTTTCACCTTTGTTGACACGATGACCTTCGACTTTGGCGGTGTCATCTTCTTCTTTGAAAATCGACTGTCGCTCCGTTGTTGGGTGCCGTAGCTTCAGTTTCTTCCTCTTGCCAAGGAAATCAGAGACAGGTTCAAGCACGTCAACACCTTGCCATTTCACTTCAGTCTTCTCAACTTTCTGAGTAGTTTTGGTCTCGTCGTCAGAACAAAGATCAATAATCGGTACAACGTAGGGGCTTGTGACAGTAACTTCAGAACCAAAGTTAAAAGTAACAGACATGTTTTCGGAAGTGCACATGCATACAAACGAGTGTGGATAGTATGTATATCTGATGATCAGTAAGAAGAGGTATATAAGGAAACACATTTAATGTAACATATCTCACCCAACTACTTCTACTAATTAACAATCTTTCAACTTGCTCAATCAATTCCACAGACACGTAGCTCACCTAGAAAAAAGATATGCAAATCAAAATCGGCTGCAGGGTCTCAGGGTGGTAGATATTTGCCATAAATAACTTGGTAAAAGATTTACATTTAAtactaatatttaaaaatcaaccATAAATGTATCCTCGGTCAAAGTGTACATTGTGCTATACCTTTTGCCACACACAAGATTCAATATATACACTTTCAACACTAACGTGCATTGAATTcgtgaaataatttaaaatgatgtATTATCGAattttgataacaagtaattaGAAGGTTGTAGTATAATTTTCAATCAAACAGTAGGGCATGAACAGatttgtgacaccctgacccgttacaattaaaatacagcggaatttaaaattttctttcaaacggaaggagtttcaaaatacattttataaaagtgtttacaaaataacaacatgatcattccaatgacataacaaaatacaaaatatcattagtgtgatcatgttacaaaatggtacaaaataatcatccttccaatcttcgtatgcatatgacccccatccacagtcaacgtcccggtccgtcgctcttatctgcatcacatgaaaataactgaaatgagaataaatctcagcaagtggaactcttacatagcaatgatacatagtatactctgtaaaacatggcttttaaatcataaataccatcgactctgaaacatgaataacgtagcaataactgtagcaatagcaatagcaatagatagcaaaacgatggtatttctcttttctgtggttggattgatatcaatagtatctgtgactatggttgccaatatcccatcgatataaatcgataactgtgaggggataaaagcctatggtcgatgatcatctaattgcatgcaatgctctgactatgattaatcaatccaataaaacatttgaattctcaataacatttaaagccgtcgtttcgcaatctcataatatcacttgtattccctttttaacaatagtgagacatcaatgcctccaatagataatcaatgaaatcaatacataacaatggatcaatggaagggaataacactttgaaacctttaaaacacaatacatataatatcatgtgagcacaagggatgaaattccacttacaaaccaatagaacacctccaactatactcttggtacaccacctacaacaataatccataaataacaccaatatcaagactaaatccaagagtccatgctaaataatccatagaaccatcaaaacatcaaatccaaaataacccttaactcgaaacctcattagaatcgcaccaaaaacttacctaagcttccttataccacggagaacgatgatctcaagtcggaaatccaaataactccaagaaacaaagataggaagcaaaagaaatggatgaaaacccttaagAATTGAGAGAATATCGAgaatggaaggaagaagataaggtaggtatgaagtcaactcaatcaaaaaggtactaaataactcgcccatacttacaccgcgggtgcggtcacacaagcaccgcgggtgcgccatgctcacggcattccaaaataaatcccatgcacgatcaccgcgggtgcggtgctacaaataccgcgggtgcggtctcaccgcgggtgcggtccttgcactgccgcgggtgcggtgatgccacggccctccaaatccaaaatcatgaatagtacactgcgggggcactcatctaagagcgcgggtgcactctactcacggcaatgaacagtaacaaaacaactaaaatcgattcgaaacgctgaaacgaacaatcaacaccaactaacacctcaaataaataataaccaataatactatagcccaaaacacaactataatcatctaatcacataatccaattaacacaataaagcttaaaccgtaccgtacaccgggctcggctattacaatctcccctccttagaggaatttcgtcctcgaaattgacgtcacggcacgaacaactcaggatacctctctctcatctcagtctctggttcccacgtagcctcctcaatcaaatggttcctccaaaggactttaacgatgccgatctctttgttcctcagaactctaactgtgcgatccagaatatGAATtggaatctcatggtaagtcagactcggcgtcaagtccaatggctcatggcgaagaacatgggaaggatctgcaatatacttcctgagcattgatacgtgaaacacattatggactctgtcaagatcgggcggtagggctaatctgtaggctcggtcacccactctgtccaatatctcgaatggaccaatgaatctagggctcaacttgcccttcttgccaaatcgcatcacacccttgagaggtgctatcttcagaaaaacatgatcgccaacctcgaaccgcaaaggtctacgacgaacgtctgcatagctcttctgtctggactgagcagtcttcatcctctatctgataactgcaacaacatcggcagtctgttggaccaactcgggacccaacatcttcctctctccaacctcatcccaaaacaaaggagatctgcacttcctgccataaagtgcctcatacggtgccatgtcaatcgtcgcctggtagctattgttgtacgtgaactccacaagaggcaacttggaatcccagctaccagaatagtcaatagtataagctctgagcatatcctccagaatctgaatgactctctctgactgaccgtcgctctgaggatgataagctgtactgaaagctaatcgagaacccatagctctgtgcaaactcttccagaactctgaggtaaatctagggtcacgatcagacacgatcgacacaggaaccccatgaagtctaacaatctctgcaatgtaatcctcggcatactgagacatcgaatacgtcgtcttgactgggagaaagtgcgctgacttggtcaatctatcaacaataacccaaatggaattgaaacccttctgcgtcctgggtaaaccagtcacgaaatccatagtgatatgctcccacttccactgaggaatcggcaaagaaagcaatgtcccagcaggtctctggtgctcaatctttacctgctgacaagtaaggcactgagaaatgaacaaagcaatatctctcttcatacctggccaccagtagagtcgacgaagatcctgatacatcttcgtactgcctggatgaatcgaataaggtgcggtatgagcctctgtcaagacatctctacgaatatcgtcgccagaaggaacacaaatgcggcctctgaaagttaccaaatcatcaccattcagactaaactctgaattccctctagcctcggctctagctctcaactctgccaactgaacatcagtcgactgctctctacgtatcctgtccgtcaatgtagatcgaatgaccaacgctgaaaagcgagcaatggtccctggaatcaccagatcaatctcctctctctgcaaatccatcaacaatggtctctgaatcaaagaactcaatgaagcactcgacttgcggctcaaagcatcagccacaacattcgccttccctgggtgataactgatcgtcacatcgtaatccttgacaagctctaaccacctcctctgtcgcatattgagctctttctgcgagaacagatacttcaaactcttgtggtctgtgaagatctcacacttttcgccatacagataatgtctccaaatcttcagggcgaaaaccacagctgctagctccaaatcgtgcgtcggataattcttctcataatccttcaactggcgagaagcataggcaataaccttacctcgctgcatcagaactgcaccaaggcctctcttcgacgcatcggtaaagacaacgaaatcctcagaaccactgggtaaagaaagaacaggagctgtcgtcaatctgtccttcaactcctgaaatgcactctggcaatcgatagaccactcgaacttcacagtcttcctcgtcagattggacaatggcagggcaatcttggagaaacctgaaatgaaacgacgatagtaacccgccaaaccaaggaaactgcgtacctcaggaacagtggtaggaataggccaactccgaatcgcctctatcttcaacggatcaacagcaatgccatctctcgaaaccacatggtctagaaaagaaatctgatccagccaaaactcacacttcttcaacttggcaaacaacctcttctctcgcaacaactgaagcaccactctgagatgctctgcatgaagctctctggatttggaatagatcaggatatcgtcgatgaaaacaatgacgaagctatccagataaggcttgaacacacggttcatcagatccatgaagactgaaggggcattggtcaaaccaaaagacatgacaagaaactcatagtgaccgtacctggtccggaaagctgttttagggatatcagactccctaaccttcaactgatagtagccagaccgaagatcaatcttcgagaacatagtagcaccatggagctgatcaaacaaatcatctatccgaggcaacggatacttgttcttgacagttactttgttaagctccctgtagtcgatacacagtcgcaaagaaccatccttcttcttgacaaatagaaccggagctccccaaggcgaagaactcggacgaataaaacccttatctagaagatcctgcaactacgcattcaactccttcatctcagtaggggccattcggtacggagccttagagataggaaccgtacctggagctaaatcgatcacgaattcaacatctctgtccggtggcaaacccagaacatcatcctcaaacacatcagcaaactccctcacaacatcgatatcatcaatattcaacttaatcaatctatcaacatccacaatagaagcaagaaacccatcgcaacctctacacaacaatctctcagcctcaaagcaagaaataaaaggaaggaccagcgaagtacctgtgctggcgagcgctcctccctggccatcatctgcaaaagtcaccttcttagcaacacaatcgataactgcacggtaagtcgaaagccaatccatgccaagaataacatcgaaggcaaccataaggataacaatcaaatcagcgaagacaactcgctcctcaatacgaacaggacacgcaaagacaatcgatgtcgggcacaagacatctcccgaaggcaaaacaacactaagctgaatgggaagaatagaaggaactatacccaaagatctcaaaaacaaatcagacataaaagaatgagtagcaccagtatcaatcaaagtagtagctactctgcctgaaatcaaaatagtactagagatcaatgaagaatcacgattaataccttccttggtcatcgcaaagatacgaccctgcaccttcacttggctatctcccctcgggcaattcctggcaacgtggcccgccgcgccacaacgaaaacaagtatgagtgcccaatctgcactctcctcgatgatgcttaccacactttggacacagtggcttctcgggatcaaatggaactggcggtggtctagaactcggctccatattgcccttgcccttgaaacgatccctgcccctctgattcgaaccctggcctctctgagcaatggcctggtgtctctcctgcctctccctggcgatgtccttctcgtcttgctcggccaacaatgctttggacacaatctccttgaaagtaacagctttaGACATGTTGATGTCACggcgaatctccgctctaaggcctcgaatgaaatgagcgcccttgtccttgtcgttcgaagcaatatacggagcaaataggcaaccctcctcaaacttcaggatatactggccaacatccaagctcccctgtcgaagttccaagaactccgtaaccttcctcgctcgaagtgcgtcggggaaatacttgtcgtagaacaagtcagtgaactctgaccacttcagtgtcgcaacatcaactccaaccttcgtcgcattccaccaaatgcgggcagccttaaccaacatgaaaatggcacaactaatcctgtctttgtcctcatactggagatgatcga is part of the Primulina eburnea isolate SZY01 chromosome 1, ASM2296580v1, whole genome shotgun sequence genome and encodes:
- the LOC140809611 gene encoding uncharacterized protein, producing the protein MTSSLIHHSPKPLPPLAAPHTTQYIPHPPPPLPPTPPPTSTHQFSPQISFMGVCFSSQSSDQKPSANVVSVDGQLRQYSLPVTASQVLGFESSSPDSIFLCDSDSLCFDDFIPPLDGELELHRDQIYFVLSANKLQYRLAASDMVALAVRASIALDNINSRRRRSKARISPVLVAEEHPQSNYQIQNKVSFDSPLRVVSRSGSTRKMQRFSSLRAKLAVRSFRIRLSTIYEGSMHDAD